Proteins encoded within one genomic window of Lynx canadensis isolate LIC74 chromosome B2, mLynCan4.pri.v2, whole genome shotgun sequence:
- the LOC115514909 gene encoding galanin receptor type 1-like — protein MEPRPEPNATFTSGLTATPERLLRLLFAGVCGLILLVGLVANGLMLVVVGRASGAPRPLLALTNSLMVNITLSDLLFLACVVPVLLLSFLRPHWWLGPVLCTASQATNNATMFCTFYSMVATALLRHVAVAWPDVALPSGRGARLLLCGAAWVLGLTASLPTWLFQRVVVEEGAVGAPACLLLLSPAQASCYFSLLGALAFLPCTLGLGCSFGHVGWLLRTRPRGPSGESVREHQENAGLILVVLVVFVLMWGPCSVLGYVAAVGGLPATPVAFVASSLCTILAYSNCAVSPILCFYLSRPFRAGLRDLFCRPRAARHPGGVGGAGMVMESIQPGLNPGPRRPLGSGEGLRR, from the coding sequence ATGGAGCCTAGGCCGGAGCCCAACGCCACGTTCACCTCCGGGCTCACAGCCACACCTGAGCGACTGCTCCGTCTCCTCTTTGCCGGAGTCTGCGGCCTCATCCTGCTGGTGGGGCTGGTGGCCAACGGGCTCATGCTGGTGGTGGTGGGCCGGGCCTCAGGCGCCCCCCGTCCGCTCCTCGCGCTGACCAACAGCCTCATGGTGAACATCACGCTGTCCGACCTGCTCTTCCTGGCCTGCGTGGTGCCCGTGCTGCTGCTCAGCTTCCTGCGGCCCCACTGGTGGCTGGGCCCCGTCCTCTGCACCGCCAGCCAGGCCACCAACAACGCCACCATGTTCTGTACCTTCTACAGCATGGTGGCCACGGCTCTCCTGCGCCACGTGGCCGTGGCCTGGCCCGACGTGGCCCTCCCGTCTGGCCGGGGCGCCCGCCTGCTGCTCTGTGGGGCCGCGTGGGTCCTGGGCCTCACTGCATCATTGCCTACCTGGCTGTTCCAGAGGGTGGTCGTGGAGGAGGGGGCCGTGGGGGCCCCGGCCTGCCTCTTGCTCCTGAGCCCTGCCCAGGCCTCCTGCTACTTCAGCCTGCTGGGAGCCCTGGCCTTCCTGCCTTGTACGCTGGGGCTGGGCTGCTCTTTCGGCCACGTGGGCTGGCTCCTGCGGACACGGCCCCGTGGCCCCAGCGGGGAGAGCGTCCGGGAGCACCAGGAGAACGCAGGGCTCATCCTTGTGGTGCTGGTGGTCTTCGTGCTGATGTGGgggccctgctctgtgctgggctaCGTGGCAGCCGTGGGCGGCCTGCCTGCCACGCCGGTGGCTTTCGTGGCGTCCAGCCTCTGCACCATCCTGGCCTATTCCAACTGTGCCGTCAGCCCCATCCTCTGCTTCTACCTCTCCCGCCCCTTCCGGGCAGGGCTCAGGGACCTCTTCTGCAGGCCAAgggcagccaggcaccctgggggtGTGGGCGGGGCCGGGATGGTGATGGAGAGCATCCAGCCTGGCCTCAACCCAGGTCCCCGGAGGCCTCTGGGGTCTGGCGAGGGTCTGAGAAGATAG